The sequence GAGAAATTATTTCATCATGGTCCTGCAGCAAAATGCAAACCCTACAATAGTCCCTCTAGTATTATGCCTCACTGAGAACCCTTGCTTTAGCAGTAAGCTGGGGTgtgcccccaaccccacccacaCACAAGCAGCTACATCCTGAAACCCACCCACCCCGAATGGAGGAAGGGCTGTAGGAGTGgctgtaggagtggaggagtggcctagtggttagggtggtggactttggtcctggggaactgaggaactgagttcgattcccacttcaggcacaggcagctccttgtgactctgggcaagtcacttaaccctccattgccccatgtaagccgcattgagcctgccatgagtgggaaagcgcagggtacaaatttaataaaatagatactattggagattctacatggaatgttgctattccactagcaacattccatgtagaagcctgcgcggccacattggtgatctgcaagggccgacttctacttcTACTtgcgctagtggaatagtaacattccatgtagaatctccaatagtagcaacattccatgtagaagcctgcgcggccacattagttatctgcaagggctgacttctagtggaatagcaacattccatgtagaatctcaaatagtagcaacagtggaggagtggcctagtggttagggtggtggactttggtcctgaggaaccgagttcgattcccacttcaggcacaggcagctccttgtgactctgggcaagtcacttaaccctccattgcctgccacattgagcctgccatgagtgggaaagcgtggggtacaaatgtaacacaaaaaaaaaaaataacatagcaAGGGCTGCAATATCTCATGTAACAAGCAATGCATGGTTTTAGTTACTCATGTTACTCCGGGCTATCTTAAATGATTGACCTTATAGCGCAGGCTGCACCAGTGTTGCTTGTATAAATTAATACAGTTGTTTTGCCTGTAGCGACTTGTGGACTAAtagattgttttctgtatttttgaGCAGATCATCAGGCTGTGAATGGAGAAAAGCATGATGAAAAACCTCTTATAAAGCTGCTACAGCAGAAGTTGCCATCAGAAGGAGCTAATTGGGAGGTTATGCAATATCTTAATAAGGGGAGAAGATGCACCAGCTTGTATTCTCTAACCACAGAAGCAGAAAACACGAGAGACAGTAGCACTCAGCATGAAAAACTCTGGGAAACGACACCAGGGAAAACGTTCATTTGTGAGGAGTGCGGCGAGAGCTTCACCTTCCAGTATGACCTTATCGACCACCAGGAAATCCATGAACCAGAGAAGCCCTTCCCATGCAAGGAATGTGGGAAGAGTTTTACTCGGAAGCTCAGCCTCCAAGCGCATCACAGAATCCATACAGGAGAAAGACCCTTTGCGTGTCCCACATGCGGGAAGGATTTCATGCATCGGCAGCACCTTGTGAGGCACCAGAAAATTCACACTGGGGAGAGGCCGTATCCCTGTACGGAATGTGGAAAGCACTTCAGAAACAGGCCACAGCTCGCAATACACGAGCGAGTTCATACGGGAGAGAAGCCCTATAAATGTGCAGAATGCGACCGACGATACAGCCAAATGACAGGACTCATTTATCACATAAGGACCCACACAGGGGAGAGACCTTATCAGTGCTCGGAATGTAAGAAAAGCTATATCACAAATTCAGAGCTTGCTGCCCACAAAAGGAAGCACACGGTAGATAGACTTCTGAAAGATAATTTTGAGCAAGGCCTCGTTGAAAATGCTACGTCTTTAAAAAGTCAGAATATTCAAAGGACAAAAAGGCCCTACAAATGCAGCGAGTGTGAGAAAAATTTTGTCCGCAGCTCAGAACTGGTTAATCATCAGAGAATACACACCGGCGAGAGGCCCTACAAGTGTTGGGAATGTGGGAAAAGCTTCACATACAAATCATCGCTGATCAACCACTGCAAAATCCATACCGGGGAGAGACCGTTTCCCTGTCTCGAGTGTGAAAAACGGTTCTTGTCTCAATCGGCCCTTGTCGTCCACCAGCGGACGCACCAAGGGGAAAAGCCATATCGGTGCAGTGAGTGTGAAAAGAGCTACACTCAGAAGTCAGGTCTTCTGGAGCACCAAAGAGTCCATACGGGAATACCTTACACTTGTCGGCATTGTGCAGAAATCTTTCGCAAGAAGGTGCACTTTATAAAGCACTTGAGAGTCCACAGAGAGACCAAACCCTTCATCTGCATTATTTGCAAGAAGAGTTTTGAACTGGAGTCACTGCTGCTCCAGCACCACAGGATCCACACTGGTGAGAGACCATTTACGTGTGGCAAATGCCGGAAAAGTTTCCGGCAGAAAGGGAGCCTCTCAAAGCACCTAAAGACTCACGCTCGTGAGATGCCATTGGCCTGTCCTGAATGTGAAGAGAGGTTCAGTAGCAAGTACCGTCTTACTCAACACCAGAAAATCCACCAGGGAAAATCCTTGGGTCAAGACTAAGATTAATGTTTGTCGTAGATTCGTAAACAAGTTTGGGTTGGAAACACTCCAGTAAGATACTTAACAATCGAACAAAATCAGAGAAGAACTTTGCTTAGGGAAGGGTCAGTTTGAAGTGACTGTTCATTTACTAGGCTGAATTTACAAAGGATCTTCCAATATTAGGACCTGCAAGTCAGTGACAAAGAAAATatggatttattttttatatttgtaccccacgctttcccactcatggcaggctgaatgcggcttacgaggggcaatggagggttaagtgacttgcccagagtcacaaggatctgcctgtgcctgaagtgggaatcaaactcagttccccaggaccaaagtccaccaccctaaccactaggccactcctccactgttgctactatttcagattctacatggaatgttgctattccactagaagtcggcccttgcagatcaccagtgtggccacgcaggcttctgtttctgtgagtctgacgtcctgcacagactcGCAgaggcagaagcctgcgcagccttctacatggaatgttgctagtggaataacaacattccatgtagaatcttcaatagtagcaacattccatgtagaatctcca comes from Microcaecilia unicolor unplaced genomic scaffold, aMicUni1.1, whole genome shotgun sequence and encodes:
- the LOC115459292 gene encoding zinc finger protein 501-like; protein product: MQYLNKGRRCTSLYSLTTEAENTRDSSTQHEKLWETTPGKTFICEECGESFTFQYDLIDHQEIHEPEKPFPCKECGKSFTRKLSLQAHHRIHTGERPFACPTCGKDFMHRQHLVRHQKIHTGERPYPCTECGKHFRNRPQLAIHERVHTGEKPYKCAECDRRYSQMTGLIYHIRTHTGERPYQCSECKKSYITNSELAAHKRKHTVDRLLKDNFEQGLVENATSLKSQNIQRTKRPYKCSECEKNFVRSSELVNHQRIHTGERPYKCWECGKSFTYKSSLINHCKIHTGERPFPCLECEKRFLSQSALVVHQRTHQGEKPYRCSECEKSYTQKSGLLEHQRVHTGIPYTCRHCAEIFRKKVHFIKHLRVHRETKPFICIICKKSFELESLLLQHHRIHTGERPFTCGKCRKSFRQKGSLSKHLKTHAREMPLACPECEERFSSKYRLTQHQKIHQGKSLGQD